From Streptomyces chrestomyceticus JCM 4735, one genomic window encodes:
- a CDS encoding styrene monooxygenase/indole monooxygenase family protein — MRRIAIVGAGQAGLHLALALLAADYDVTLVTDRTAQEVRAGRVMSTQLMFGPARRLERAAGLNLWDATAPGVSTLRVTVWDPPGKSALTFTGQFDEPPHSVDQRVKTAGWLGLYEARGGRVRYGSVTPALLPALAAEHDLTIVASGRGDLTRIFARNPLYCPFDRPQRTLACVYVRGIVAPAGEPEPQARINAVAGAGEVFVLPALTTGGPCGTVLFEALPGGPFDCWHDQPSPDSCVSRALGLLRTYTPGEYELCKDAVPTDAGATLYGAVTPVVRHPVAEVAPDTYVLGMADAVVTNDPITGQGSNTAARGAAVYLEMILERGGAPFDPEWMRSAFAAFWRHARQVTEFTNLMLEPLPQHVQRLLVAAAEHPAVAHRFVNGYADPADFHDWLMTAALAESYLASATAGSKR, encoded by the coding sequence ATGCGCAGGATCGCCATCGTCGGCGCTGGGCAGGCGGGGCTGCATCTCGCCCTGGCTCTCCTTGCCGCGGACTACGACGTCACGCTGGTCACCGACCGTACGGCGCAGGAAGTGCGCGCCGGGCGGGTGATGTCGACGCAGCTCATGTTCGGTCCGGCGCGGCGCCTGGAGCGCGCCGCCGGGCTCAATCTCTGGGACGCGACCGCGCCCGGCGTGAGTACGCTGCGCGTGACGGTGTGGGATCCGCCCGGGAAGTCCGCGCTGACCTTCACCGGGCAGTTCGACGAGCCGCCGCACTCCGTCGACCAGCGGGTGAAGACGGCCGGCTGGCTCGGTCTGTACGAGGCCAGGGGCGGCCGGGTCCGGTACGGCTCCGTCACCCCCGCCCTGCTGCCCGCGCTCGCCGCCGAACACGATCTGACGATCGTCGCCTCCGGGCGCGGCGACCTCACCCGGATCTTCGCCCGCAATCCGCTGTACTGCCCCTTCGACCGGCCGCAGCGCACGCTGGCCTGCGTGTACGTGCGCGGCATCGTGGCGCCGGCCGGCGAACCGGAGCCGCAGGCGCGGATCAACGCGGTGGCCGGGGCCGGCGAGGTCTTCGTGCTGCCGGCGCTCACGACGGGCGGGCCCTGCGGCACCGTGCTGTTCGAGGCGCTGCCGGGCGGGCCGTTCGACTGCTGGCACGACCAGCCGTCGCCGGACAGTTGTGTGTCCCGCGCGCTGGGGCTGCTGCGTACGTATACGCCCGGGGAGTACGAGCTGTGCAAGGACGCCGTGCCCACGGACGCGGGCGCGACGCTGTACGGCGCGGTCACCCCCGTCGTCCGGCATCCGGTGGCCGAGGTCGCGCCGGACACGTACGTGCTGGGCATGGCGGACGCGGTCGTGACCAACGACCCGATCACCGGCCAGGGCTCGAACACCGCGGCCCGCGGCGCGGCCGTCTACCTGGAGATGATTCTGGAGCGCGGCGGAGCGCCCTTCGATCCGGAGTGGATGCGGTCGGCCTTCGCCGCGTTCTGGCGGCACGCCCGGCAGGTCACGGAGTTCACGAACCTGATGCTGGAACCGCTGCCGCAGCATGTGCAGCGGCTGCTTGTGGCCGCCGCCGAACACCCCGCCGTGGCGCACCGTTTCGTCAACGGGTACGCCGATCCGGCGGACTTCCACGACTGGCTGATGACGGCGGCGCTCGCCGAGTCCTACCTGGCCAGCGCCACGGCGGGCAGCAAGAGGTGA